TCAGCCTCATTTATGTACTCATTCCTCATATGAGCCTGATTTATGTAGTTGAGCACAGCTGATTTGAGTCCACTAAAGCTGAAATCATACACCGACTCTGCAACCTTTGCCCTTGGAAACTCTATGGCATCTGGATTTCCTTCCTTCGCCTTGCGATCTATCTTAGGTCCGCCCGGATACCCCAACCCTATTGCACGCGCCACCTTGTCAAATGCTTCTCCTGCTGCATCATCTCTAGTTACTCCCAAAATCTCGAACTTTCCATAATCCACTACCTTTACGAGATGTGTATGTCCTCCTGACACTACAAGGCACATAAATGGTGGCTCCAGATCCCTGTTCTCTATATAATTTGCCGCAATATGCCCTTCTATATGATGCACTCCGACCAATGGTATATTCTTTGCAAAAGCAATGGCCTTTGCAGCCCCTACACCCACAAGAAGCGCCCCCACAAGTCCCGGTCCATATGTTACCGCAACCGCATCTATATCATCGAGTGTACAGCCCGCCTCTTTTAACGCCTGTCTGATAACCTGGGTTATCTTCTCTATATGCTTTCTCGATGCAATCTCTGGGACAACTCCGCCATATAGTGTGTGTATGTCTATCTGGGAATATATCACATTTGACAATACTTCTCTTCCGTTGACGACTACCGCCGCAGATGTCTCATCACACGACGATTCTATAGCCAGTATTTTTACTTCTTTTTCCATAATTCATCTCACCCTTGTCTATACGCGATTTTATACAATCATATATATAATCTGCCATGATCATAAACTTTACAAACAGCTTCTATACATTTTTCTGTGTTTTCCCGCCACAATAAACTTCTGCTATTCATTTTCCGAGAACTTCAAGGTTGTCGTTGTCCTGTCTTTTGCTGCTATTGTTCTAGGGAAGATCGACCGGATCTCATCCATGAACACTGCCGGCTTAGCCATAGAAGGACTATAATGCGTAAGCCACAGCTCTCCGACATCTGCCTCTGCCGCTATATTTGCAGCCTCCTGCATCATCATATGCTTATGCTCAACAGCCTTTATCTCTTTCTCCTTCTCACCGTACATTCCCTCACATATAAATAGATCGGAACCCTCAGCATATTTTTCTATAAGGGGTGTAGGTCTTGTGTCTGTACAATATGTAAGCTTAAGCCCCTTTCTTTCAGGTCCAAGCACCATATCCGGCGTGTATACATGGCCGTCCACTTCGTAGGTATTTCCCTTCTGTAGACCGTTCCAGTATTTCATTGGGATATCATTCTCCTTGGCTCTGTCCACGCTGAACTTACCAGTTCTGGGAAGTGTCATCGAATATCCATAACAAGTCACGTTATGATTTACCCTGAATGCATCTACTCTGATATCCTGCCATTCAAATGACTCCTCCGCTTCCGAAAGTTCCTGGAATTTTATCTCAAATGGAAGTTCCGGTGCTATGACCCGGAGTGAATTTACAACCTTCTCAAGCCGTTTTGGACCTACCATGAGCAGAGGCTCAGTCCTTTCTGCGTTGCCGATAGTCAGCAGCAGTCCAGGAAGCCCGCTTATATGATCTGCATGAAAATGGGTAAAACATATAACGTCTATCTGCTTAAACCCAATTGTTCCCTGCTGACGCATAGAAGTCTGTGTTCCCTCTCCGCAATCTATCAGCATCTCATGCCCATTATATCTGACCACGAGGGATGTGAGCGCCCTGTATGGAAGCGGCATCATCCCCCCTGTTCCCAAAAGACATACATCTATCATGTTCTTTCTCCATTTCTGTCACAGTGCGCCTTACATCATGCGTACTCTGTCACATTTTCTATTTCCGGAGGTATAACACAAGCTGCAACAAGCTTATCGTAACAGTTCTCACACATTCTCAATGTGTATTTCTTGCCATCCTTGTCTGAAAAATATCCCCATTCTTTCTGAATAAGAACATAGTCCTCTTTATCGTGTTTTTCTCCAAATACAATCTTTCTTCCACACATATTACATCTGATCTCACTCATACTATTCTCCTATCCGGCTATTTCCCGCCTGTATCATGTTTCTGATTATAAGCCAGATCATGCATATAATATACCGACAATGTTTTCCATCGTCCTGTCGTTTTTATTTATTTCTAGTTATTTATATATTTTTCGTTTTCTTTCGGTTTTATTTCAGTCTTTTTCATTATTTTTCCATATTTTTCTGTCATATTCTATATGCTCATTTCTTTCTGCATGACTATACCATCTTCAACCGGGGACGTGTAGTATCTTTTTCTTCTAGAGATTTCCTGAAATCCGAACCTGCCATACATCCCGATCGCCGGTGCATTTGACTGCCTTACCTCCAGAAATATATTCTGAACGCCCGATTTTTCACAGTCTTTTATCATCATCTCCATAAGGCTGGTTCCGATACCCTGACGTCTATATTCCGACTTTGCCGCCACCCTCAGGAGATCCGCCGAATCACATACCACAGAATATATGATGTACCCTTGAAATATTCCATCTTTCTCCATTACTTCCACGTGGTCAAAGTCTGATGCCATGGAGGACTGTATCATTTCCAAGGTCCACGGATTTGAAAAAGCTTCGCACTCCAGTGCAGCTATATTTTTTATCTTCTCTATATCATTCATCTCTGTATCACTCACCGTCAAAGTCAGAAAAGCTATGGCTATCTGTCAAAGTATATAAACCTAGTCTACTTTCTTCTCTAATACTGCCTTTTCTTTCTCTGTTCTCTCCCGTTCCGCTTGAGACTGTCTGAGATATTCAGGGGCAAAATCATCGCCGTTCTGATACTTTCCATCAGCAAATCTTATCTGTGCTGCAGCAGCCACCGAGCCTGCTCTCTGTTTGTTCATATGTGCAGGTGCAAATGCATATGGAACCTTTATATTCTCCTTTATGGTCTGAGAATACACATCTATTCCATCTCCCACAAATACGACCTCCTCATTTCTGTCATTCAACAGCGTGATAAGCTCTATAATATCCATAGGCGTCTGTTTAAAAATTGTCTCAAGACGATCCGCTTTGTCAAATCTGTAGAGTGCAGTATACACCTGTTTTCTTCTCGCATCCATGATAGGACATATCAGCCTGCTGCTTCCCCACATGTTATAGGCAAGGCCTTCCAGTGTCGGAACCGCAATGACTGGAATATTCCATGCCAAAGCAAGTCCTTTTACAGTGGCTGAGCCTATTCTGAGTCCTGTAAATGAGCCTGGTCCTGCAGCGACTGCAAGTGCATCAAAGCTTTCCTTGTCCGTCTCTGTCATCTTCACGATCTCATCCAGCATAGGCAGAAGTGTCTGTGAATGTGTTTTTTTGTAGTTTGTCGTATATTCCGCAATTAAATTATCATCCTGGACTATTGCGACCGACGCAACCAATCCTGAACTATCAAATGCTAAAATCTTCATCTGTGAGCATGCCTCTCTTCTATTGTGATACGCCTGTAATCAAGGCCTTTGTTCAAATCTTTCTCTATATCTATCCTGGTGTAATCATCAGGCAGTATTTCTTCTATAAGGTTTGCCCACTCTATCAGGCATACACCTTCCCCGTATATCATTTCGTTATATCCTACCTCATCCATCTCGTCAACATCACCGATTCTGTACACGTCAAAATGATACAGCGGAAGCCTTCCCTCATCATATTCTTTCACTATTGTAAACGTAGGGCTGTTTACGACTTCGGTTATGCCAAGGCCTGCCGCCACGCCCTGGGATATGATAGTCTTTCCCACACCCAAGTCACCGTATATACAGTACACCTGTCCGGAAACAGCATCTTTGCCAAGCTGTATTCCAACTTTATATGTCTCTTCTCTGCTATTACTCTCTATGATCACTAGTCTATCTCCTGTCTGTTATACATACACAAATTGATCCGTACTCTAAAGATCCAGAGTGATCTTTTTTCCTTTAGACTCAAACTGTCTGTACTTCACCCCAGCCATGTCAAACATTCTCTTTGACGCTATTGTGCTGTCCGTGGAAGCATACTTGTCCGACATGTATACAACTTCCTTGATGCCGCACTGAATGATTGCTTTGGCACACTCATTGCAAGGAAACAGTGTCGAATATATAATGGCATCTTTTAGATTTCCACCTCTGTAATTAAGAATGGAATTCAGTTCCGCATGGCACACATAGAAGTATTTGTTGTCCAGTGGATTTCCCACTTTTCCCCACGGCATAGCGTCATCATCACATCCCGCCGGCATTCCATTATATCCCATCGACAGAATTCTATTATTCTTATCTACTATACATGCCCCAACCTGCGTAGACGGATCTTTACTTCTCTCCGCGGACATCATAGCTATTCCCATAAAATACTGATCCCACGATATATAATCTGCTCTCTTCATACCCTGAACTCCTTCCTAAATTCATTACATTCTCCTCATACGGGGGCAGACGCATTTTTAGGCGCTCCGCGCGGCGTCTGCTTTATCACGAGGACTCTCCCGCCTTGAGGGCGGGAGAGTCCTCATGATAATATACGCCGGAGTTTCCCCCGGCGTATATACTATCCTAATATAACAGGACTTTATTGGTTCTATAA
This sequence is a window from Coprococcus eutactus. Protein-coding genes within it:
- the tsaD gene encoding tRNA (adenosine(37)-N6)-threonylcarbamoyltransferase complex transferase subunit TsaD; translation: MEKEVKILAIESSCDETSAAVVVNGREVLSNVIYSQIDIHTLYGGVVPEIASRKHIEKITQVIRQALKEAGCTLDDIDAVAVTYGPGLVGALLVGVGAAKAIAFAKNIPLVGVHHIEGHIAANYIENRDLEPPFMCLVVSGGHTHLVKVVDYGKFEILGVTRDDAAGEAFDKVARAIGLGYPGGPKIDRKAKEGNPDAIEFPRAKVAESVYDFSFSGLKSAVLNYINQAHMRNEYINEADVAASFQKAVTEVLTEHAVAAAKEFKMDKIAIAGGVASNSALRASMKTACEKAGLKLYHPSPILCTDNAAMIGAAGYYEYINGTRHGWDLNAIPNLKLGER
- a CDS encoding ribonuclease Z; the protein is MIDVCLLGTGGMMPLPYRALTSLVVRYNGHEMLIDCGEGTQTSMRQQGTIGFKQIDVICFTHFHADHISGLPGLLLTIGNAERTEPLLMVGPKRLEKVVNSLRVIAPELPFEIKFQELSEAEESFEWQDIRVDAFRVNHNVTCYGYSMTLPRTGKFSVDRAKENDIPMKYWNGLQKGNTYEVDGHVYTPDMVLGPERKGLKLTYCTDTRPTPLIEKYAEGSDLFICEGMYGEKEKEIKAVEHKHMMMQEAANIAAEADVGELWLTHYSPSMAKPAVFMDEIRSIFPRTIAAKDRTTTTLKFSENE
- the rimI gene encoding ribosomal protein S18-alanine N-acetyltransferase → MSDTEMNDIEKIKNIAALECEAFSNPWTLEMIQSSMASDFDHVEVMEKDGIFQGYIIYSVVCDSADLLRVAAKSEYRRQGIGTSLMEMMIKDCEKSGVQNIFLEVRQSNAPAIGMYGRFGFQEISRRKRYYTSPVEDGIVMQKEMSI
- the tsaB gene encoding tRNA (adenosine(37)-N6)-threonylcarbamoyltransferase complex dimerization subunit type 1 TsaB, with amino-acid sequence MKILAFDSSGLVASVAIVQDDNLIAEYTTNYKKTHSQTLLPMLDEIVKMTETDKESFDALAVAAGPGSFTGLRIGSATVKGLALAWNIPVIAVPTLEGLAYNMWGSSRLICPIMDARRKQVYTALYRFDKADRLETIFKQTPMDIIELITLLNDRNEEVVFVGDGIDVYSQTIKENIKVPYAFAPAHMNKQRAGSVAAAAQIRFADGKYQNGDDFAPEYLRQSQAERERTEKEKAVLEKKVD
- the tsaE gene encoding tRNA (adenosine(37)-N6)-threonylcarbamoyltransferase complex ATPase subunit type 1 TsaE, which gives rise to MIIESNSREETYKVGIQLGKDAVSGQVYCIYGDLGVGKTIISQGVAAGLGITEVVNSPTFTIVKEYDEGRLPLYHFDVYRIGDVDEMDEVGYNEMIYGEGVCLIEWANLIEEILPDDYTRIDIEKDLNKGLDYRRITIEERHAHR
- a CDS encoding deoxycytidylate deaminase — encoded protein: MKRADYISWDQYFMGIAMMSAERSKDPSTQVGACIVDKNNRILSMGYNGMPAGCDDDAMPWGKVGNPLDNKYFYVCHAELNSILNYRGGNLKDAIIYSTLFPCNECAKAIIQCGIKEVVYMSDKYASTDSTIASKRMFDMAGVKYRQFESKGKKITLDL